In Silene latifolia isolate original U9 population chromosome X, ASM4854445v1, whole genome shotgun sequence, the following proteins share a genomic window:
- the LOC141623802 gene encoding ubiquitin carboxyl-terminal hydrolase 6-like has product MEDPSKTNDVGAHTLRVSVKWQKKTFPVEIDATQSPFLFKCQLFDLTGIPPERQKIMVKGGLLKDDADWAVVGVKEGQKLMMMGTADEIIKAPEKGPVFVEDLPEEEQALNLGYSAGLFNLGNTCYMNSTLQCLHSVPELKSALLEYSQSGRSNDLDQTSHLLTVATKDLFSDLDKNAKPVAPMQFWMVLRKKFPQFGQLHNGSFMQQDAEECWTQLLYTLSQSLKSSSAGDNLSAVKALFGVDLASRVYCQESGEETTEVESTFALKCHISHEVNHLHEGLKHGLKSELEKNSPTLGRSAIYFKESRISGLPRYLTIQFVRFFWKRESNQKAKILRKVDYPLELDVFDFCSDELKKKLESPRQILRDEEGIKLGLKPSEQSSSSKDKDIKMVDVEVSSNGCGESSSGTSQDGLPEREAQLTGVYDLVAVLTHKGRSADSGHYVAWVKQENGKWVEYDDDNPIPQREEDIVKLSGGGDWHMAYICMYKARTISK; this is encoded by the exons ATGGAGGATCCTTCTAAAACCAACGATGTTGGCGCCCACACTCTACGAG TGAGTGTTAAGTGGCAAAAAAAGACGTTTCCCGTAGAAATTGACGCAACTCAGTCACCTTTTCTTTTCAAGTGCCAATTGTTTGATCTTACTGGCATTCCACCTGAAAGACAAAAAATTATGGTTAAAGGTGGTTTACTTAAG GATGATGCAGACTGGGCAGTGGTTGGAGTCAAAGAG GGTCagaaattgatgatgatgggAACCGCTGATGAGATAATAAAGGCCCCTGAGAAAGGTCCTGTTTTTGTGGAGGATCTACCAGAGGAGGAACAAGCATTAAATTTG GGCTATTCTGCTGGTCTTTTTAATTTGGGAAATACATGCTACATGAACTCAACACTTCAATGCCTGCACTCGGTTCCTGAGCTAAAATCTGCTCTCTTGGA GTACTCACAATCTGGCAGGAGCAATGATTTAGATCAAACCTCTCATCTCTTGACTGTCGCAACCAAAGATTTGTTTAGTGACCTTGATAAAAACGCCAAACCAGTGGCACCTATGCAATTTTGGATG GTTTTACGGAAGAAGTTTCCTCAATTTGGCCAGCTTCATAATGGTTCTTTTATGCAGCAG GATGCAGAAGAGTGTTGGACACAACTTCTGTACACCCTCTCTCAGTCTCTCAAATCATCAAGTGCTGG TGACAATCTCAGTGCTGTGAAGGCCCTTTTTGGAGTTGACCTTGCGAGCAG GGTGTATTGCCAAGAAAGTGGCGAAGAAACTACAGAAGTGGAATCAACATTTGCACTTAAATGTCACATATCCCATGAGGTCAACCATTTGCATGAAGGGCTGAAGCAT GGCCTGAAATCCGAGCTTGAGAAAAACTCACCTACTTTAGGACGTAGTGCAATATACTTCAAAGAATCACGTATCAGTGGTTTGCCGAG gtacttgaccattcaattTGTCCGCTTTTTCTGGAAGAGAGAGTCGAATCAGAAGGCAAAAATCTTACGG AAAGTAGATTATCCATTGGAGCtagatgtttttgatttttgttcaGACGAACTCAAAAAAAAGCTTGAGAGTCCTCGTCAG ATCTTGAGAGATGAAGAGGGTATAAAACTGGGCCTGAAACCTAGTGAACAGAGCTCTAGCTCAAAGGATAAAGATATCAAGATGGTTGATGTAGAG GTTTCATCAAATGGCTGCGGGGAATCATCTTCGGGAACCTCCCAAG ATGGTTTACCTGAAAGGGAAGCACAATTGACTGGGGTTTACGACTTAGTTGCGGTGTTGACCCACAAGGGCAGAAGTGCTGATTCAGGGCACTATGTTGCTTGGGTGAAACAAGAAAATG GTAAGTGGGTCGAATATGATGATGACAACCCAATTCCTCAACGAGAGGAGGACATTGTGAAGCTCTCTGGTGGAG GTGATTGGCATATGGCTTACATTTGCATGTACAAGGCTCGGACGATTTCCAAGTAA